Proteins from a genomic interval of Candidatus Acidulodesulfobacterium ferriphilum:
- a CDS encoding 3-dehydroquinate synthase yields MKIRVDLSSSAKDDSYDILIGSGIVNAEAGGEVIDVIKQAGLKGRACVITTETVNGLYERLFKNFLKNAGIEPVVLVLPDGESTKSIKYLSYIYDELIKNRFERGEFIIAFGGGVIGDIAGYAAATYLRGINFIQIPTTLLADVDSSVGGKTGIDHPGGKNLIGAFYQPKCVIIDVNLLDTLPERELKNGFAEVIKYGAVLDEEFFIYLENNYEKILSRDKDALTRIIRRSCAIKADIVNKDEKEAGLRSVLNFGHSLGHAVETLYNYETVKHGEAIAIGMIFASMVSEDLGFCTGETLNRIKTLIKNSGLPAKIPNFTPAEYINAMKLDKKVESRLIKFVLVKEIGGFVFKELDFDYIHEFLKKIL; encoded by the coding sequence ATGAAAATAAGGGTAGATTTAAGCAGTTCAGCCAAAGACGACAGTTATGACATTTTAATAGGTTCTGGGATTGTCAACGCGGAAGCCGGCGGCGAAGTTATAGATGTTATTAAACAGGCAGGGTTAAAAGGCCGGGCATGCGTTATAACTACGGAAACCGTTAACGGCTTATACGAAAGACTTTTTAAAAATTTCCTAAAAAATGCCGGTATCGAACCGGTTGTCCTGGTATTGCCAGACGGCGAAAGCACAAAAAGCATTAAGTATCTTTCCTATATTTATGATGAACTTATTAAAAACAGGTTCGAAAGAGGGGAATTTATAATCGCTTTCGGCGGCGGCGTTATCGGGGACATTGCAGGGTACGCCGCGGCAACATACTTGCGCGGGATAAATTTTATTCAAATTCCCACCACTCTGCTCGCGGATGTCGATTCAAGCGTGGGCGGAAAAACCGGCATAGACCATCCGGGCGGCAAAAACCTTATCGGGGCATTTTACCAGCCGAAATGCGTAATTATAGATGTTAATCTCCTCGACACCCTTCCTGAGCGCGAGCTTAAAAACGGCTTTGCCGAGGTTATCAAATACGGCGCCGTTTTAGACGAGGAATTTTTTATATACCTTGAAAATAATTACGAAAAAATCCTTTCACGGGATAAAGACGCTTTGACGCGCATTATCCGCAGGTCATGCGCTATCAAAGCAGATATTGTTAATAAAGACGAAAAGGAGGCGGGACTAAGGTCGGTGCTAAATTTTGGACACAGTCTCGGACATGCCGTTGAAACGCTTTATAACTACGAAACCGTTAAACACGGCGAGGCAATCGCTATAGGAATGATATTTGCTTCTATGGTTTCTGAGGATTTGGGTTTTTGCACGGGCGAAACCTTAAACAGGATTAAAACGCTTATTAAAAATTCGGGTCTCCCCGCTAAAATTCCAAACTTTACTCCGGCAGAGTATATTAACGCAATGAAACTCGATAAAAAGGTGGAGAGCAGGTTAATCAAATTTGTTCTCGTAAAAGAGATCGGCGGGTTTGTTTTTAAAGAACTGGATTTTGATTATATCCATGAATTTTTAAAGAAAATTTTGTAA
- a CDS encoding HEPN domain-containing protein, protein MNRWKDWYNQGKRDFQKAKLDYDYKYYEWCCFTSQQGAEKTIKSLGLKNGVNLWGHSLTEMINILSDKSSRTKIEFPLNIKDSAKILDMFYIPSRYPDGFSTGKPEDYFSEKQAMEAINAANDIIKFCESILLQS, encoded by the coding sequence ATGAACAGATGGAAAGATTGGTACAACCAGGGTAAAAGAGATTTTCAAAAAGCAAAACTCGATTACGATTATAAATATTACGAGTGGTGCTGTTTTACATCTCAGCAGGGAGCCGAAAAAACTATTAAATCGCTTGGGCTTAAAAATGGCGTAAACCTATGGGGACATTCCCTCACTGAAATGATAAATATACTTTCGGATAAATCATCGCGTACTAAGATAGAATTTCCTTTAAATATTAAAGATAGCGCTAAAATATTGGATATGTTTTATATACCTTCAAGATATCCCGACGGATTTTCTACGGGAAAACCTGAGGATTACTTTTCGGAAAAACAGGCCATGGAGGCTATCAATGCGGCGAACGATATCATCAAATTCTGTGAAAGCATTTTACTTCAATCATGA